A single genomic interval of Porphyromonas sp. oral taxon 275 harbors:
- the kdsB gene encoding 3-deoxy-manno-octulosonate cytidylyltransferase yields the protein MRILTIIPARYASTRFPGKPLAKIGDKEMILHVLERASRISPSLYVATDDERIASCVRQAGYEAIMTSSDLRSGTERCIQAYERLGQEADILVNLQGDEPFIAAEHIELLLSAFENPEVDIATLAQPFGEECSDEELANPNAVKVVRGQRGQALYFSRSVIPYLRGAQEGWARQHRYLKHIGLYAFRTKILSQLQQLPDSPLELAESLEQLRWLDAGYCIQVQYTELGTVGIDTPEDLEELSALILERGHTQD from the coding sequence ATGCGTATCCTTACGATCATCCCAGCACGCTATGCCTCCACCCGCTTTCCCGGCAAGCCACTAGCCAAGATCGGAGACAAGGAGATGATCCTCCATGTCCTTGAGCGGGCCAGTCGTATTAGCCCCAGCCTCTACGTCGCGACCGATGACGAGCGCATAGCCAGCTGCGTACGGCAGGCGGGCTACGAGGCCATCATGACCTCGAGCGACCTACGCTCGGGCACAGAGCGCTGCATCCAGGCCTATGAGCGGCTGGGCCAGGAGGCCGACATCCTCGTGAACCTGCAGGGAGATGAGCCCTTCATCGCCGCCGAGCATATCGAGCTGCTGCTCTCTGCCTTCGAGAATCCCGAGGTAGACATCGCTACCCTAGCGCAGCCCTTCGGCGAGGAGTGTAGCGATGAGGAGCTGGCGAACCCCAACGCCGTCAAGGTCGTACGCGGCCAGCGTGGACAGGCGCTCTACTTCAGTCGCTCGGTTATCCCCTACCTAAGAGGCGCGCAGGAAGGCTGGGCTCGCCAGCATCGCTACCTCAAGCACATAGGCCTCTACGCCTTCCGCACCAAGATCCTCTCCCAGCTACAGCAGCTCCCCGACTCCCCGCTGGAGCTCGCCGAGAGCCTAGAGCAGCTGCGCTGGCTCGATGCAGGCTATTGCATACAGGTGCAGTACACCGAGCTCGGGACCGTCGGTATCGACACGCCTGAAGACCTCGAGGAGCTCAGCGCGCTGATCCTCGAGCGCGGCCACACGCAGGACTAA
- the truA gene encoding tRNA pseudouridine(38-40) synthase TruA, producing MRYFINLLYKGTAYSGWQTQPDAPTVQETIERALTLVSRSPKPISIVGAGRTDAGVHARAMVAHVDLDLSPEEAEELRFRTDRYLPHDIALRSIVPVSEDAHARFSATARTYRYYLTTKKNPFAEEQMLRMHFDLDFERMNAAAAQLMAYSDFTSFSKLHTDVKTNNCRVTEAYWQAGAHDGEWVFTITADRFLRNMVRAIVGTLLQVGKGRLSPEDFAAIIESKDRGRAAASAPAHALYLEHVAYPPSIYL from the coding sequence ATGCGTTACTTCATCAACCTTCTCTATAAGGGTACGGCGTATAGCGGCTGGCAGACGCAGCCCGACGCCCCGACGGTACAGGAGACCATCGAGCGTGCCTTGACCTTGGTCTCTCGCAGCCCCAAGCCTATCAGCATCGTGGGCGCAGGACGTACTGACGCTGGGGTGCATGCCCGTGCCATGGTAGCGCACGTCGATCTCGACCTAAGCCCTGAGGAGGCTGAGGAGCTACGCTTCCGCACCGACCGCTACCTGCCCCACGACATCGCCCTACGCAGCATCGTCCCCGTCAGCGAGGACGCGCATGCCCGCTTCAGCGCTACGGCCCGCACCTATCGCTACTATCTGACGACGAAGAAGAACCCCTTCGCCGAGGAGCAGATGCTACGCATGCACTTCGACCTTGACTTCGAGCGCATGAATGCCGCAGCCGCCCAGCTGATGGCGTACAGCGACTTCACGAGCTTCAGCAAGCTACACACCGACGTCAAGACCAATAACTGCCGCGTCACCGAGGCCTATTGGCAGGCAGGGGCCCACGACGGCGAGTGGGTCTTCACCATCACGGCAGACCGCTTCCTCCGCAACATGGTGCGCGCCATCGTCGGCACGCTGCTGCAGGTCGGCAAGGGTCGCCTGAGCCCCGAGGACTTCGCTGCCATCATCGAGTCCAAGGACAGAGGCCGAGCAGCCGCCTCTGCCCCAGCACATGCCCTCTATCTAGAGCATGTCGCCTATCCCCCCTCCATTTACCTATAG
- the dnaG gene encoding DNA primase, whose translation MIDQQTRQRIIDTAQILDVVSDFVSLRRQGISYVGLCPFHSDRHPSFYVTPSKNICKCFSCGEGGTPLNFIMKHEQLSYTEALKYLAKKYNIEVVEREETEEEKQRNNERESLFIVNDFAAKFFQQQLTETEEGRSIGLSYFRERGIRPETIEKFGLGYSPEDKSALSTQAQKAGYSLKRLIDVGLCSQYEDRPGLVLDRFRGRIIFPVRNLSGRYVAFGGRVMSSQAKTAKYVNSPESIIYSKSRELYGLYWAKGAISKANKCYLVEGYTDVLSMHQAGIEHVVSSSGTALTLDQIRLLRRFTPNITVLYDGDAAGIRAALRGIDLLLEEGCRIKVVLLPEGEDPDSFARSHSPSELKAFLDAEETDFIHFKIQLYQEEMQRDPMRRAELISDIMRSIALIPDSIQRAVLLQSSASLLRMDEQLLISEVNKLRRQGITAHPYATAPARPAPLAQPQQSAATASPVPQPSSSTPAAAAADSGPAPLASPPTPSQSIAPAERELMQLLLLHSRQTILIGTGLASPDEEGQPYPSEPTEFVLGPFVQRELEIDGLSSLYTPLFAHFMEELQALPPEGQDPLSYFTNHPNPDLRSLSTELLSGSEALEYRPSYTSSLAFTRMMGQSSEADAESQLLQQAEETLYYGSLTMRVCNSYKMAMLIKYMVEINQQIKQAQRAGDLETLTELVQELSLLNESKRRLSALLGDRTIVG comes from the coding sequence ATGATAGACCAGCAGACCCGACAGCGCATCATCGATACGGCGCAGATCCTCGATGTCGTCAGCGACTTCGTCAGCCTACGACGTCAGGGGATCAGCTACGTGGGTCTGTGCCCCTTCCACAGCGACCGTCACCCTTCCTTCTACGTCACTCCCTCCAAGAATATCTGCAAGTGCTTCTCCTGCGGTGAGGGCGGTACGCCGCTCAACTTCATCATGAAGCACGAGCAGCTCTCCTACACCGAGGCGCTGAAGTACCTGGCGAAGAAGTACAACATCGAGGTCGTAGAGCGTGAGGAGACCGAGGAGGAGAAGCAGCGCAACAACGAGCGCGAGAGCCTCTTCATCGTCAATGACTTCGCTGCGAAGTTCTTCCAGCAGCAGCTGACGGAGACCGAAGAGGGCCGCAGCATAGGTCTCAGCTACTTCCGCGAGCGAGGGATACGCCCCGAGACCATCGAGAAGTTCGGCCTGGGCTACTCTCCCGAGGACAAGTCCGCCCTCAGCACACAGGCGCAGAAGGCAGGCTACAGCCTCAAGCGCCTCATTGACGTAGGGCTGTGCTCGCAGTACGAGGATAGGCCTGGGCTCGTACTGGATCGCTTCCGTGGGCGCATCATCTTCCCCGTGCGCAACCTAAGTGGACGCTACGTAGCCTTCGGGGGACGCGTCATGAGTAGCCAGGCCAAGACGGCGAAGTACGTCAACTCCCCCGAGAGTATCATCTACTCCAAGAGCCGCGAGCTCTACGGCCTCTACTGGGCTAAAGGTGCGATCTCCAAGGCCAATAAGTGCTACCTCGTCGAGGGCTACACCGACGTCCTCTCCATGCACCAGGCAGGGATAGAGCACGTCGTCTCGAGCTCGGGGACGGCGCTTACCCTCGATCAGATCCGCCTGCTACGACGCTTCACGCCGAATATCACCGTCCTCTACGACGGCGATGCTGCGGGCATCCGCGCTGCCCTCCGCGGGATCGACCTTCTGCTGGAGGAGGGCTGTCGTATCAAGGTCGTCCTGCTCCCCGAGGGCGAGGACCCAGACTCCTTCGCCCGCAGCCATAGCCCGAGCGAACTGAAGGCCTTCCTCGATGCCGAGGAGACGGACTTCATTCACTTCAAGATCCAGCTCTATCAGGAGGAGATGCAGCGCGACCCTATGCGCCGTGCCGAGCTGATCTCGGACATCATGCGCAGCATCGCCCTCATCCCCGACAGCATACAGCGCGCCGTACTACTCCAGTCCTCGGCGAGCCTGCTGCGTATGGACGAGCAGCTGCTGATCTCTGAGGTCAACAAGCTACGCCGCCAGGGCATCACCGCTCATCCCTATGCCACAGCTCCAGCTCGTCCCGCCCCGCTAGCGCAGCCACAGCAGAGTGCAGCGACTGCAAGCCCAGTGCCCCAGCCCAGCTCGAGTACCCCCGCGGCTGCAGCAGCCGACAGTGGCCCAGCCCCCCTAGCCTCTCCCCCAACTCCTTCCCAGTCCATTGCCCCAGCGGAGCGAGAGCTCATGCAGCTGCTCCTGCTGCATAGTAGGCAGACGATCCTCATCGGTACGGGACTGGCTAGCCCCGATGAGGAAGGTCAGCCCTACCCTAGCGAGCCCACAGAGTTCGTCCTCGGCCCCTTCGTCCAGCGAGAGCTAGAGATCGATGGCCTCAGCAGTCTCTACACGCCCCTCTTCGCCCACTTCATGGAGGAGCTCCAGGCATTGCCCCCAGAGGGACAAGATCCACTGAGCTACTTCACCAACCACCCCAACCCCGACCTACGTAGTCTCTCCACCGAGCTCCTTAGTGGTAGCGAAGCGCTCGAATACCGCCCCAGCTACACCAGCTCCCTAGCCTTCACGCGTATGATGGGCCAGAGCTCGGAGGCTGACGCCGAGAGCCAGCTCCTACAGCAGGCCGAGGAGACGCTCTACTATGGCTCCCTCACGATGCGCGTGTGCAATAGCTACAAGATGGCCATGCTGATCAAGTACA